The Halosimplex litoreum genome has a window encoding:
- a CDS encoding sugar phosphate isomerase/epimerase family protein — MDVGVLTVALGGESLDDAFAYLSEQGVDAVELGCGGFVGDDHLPREEYLDDEDAQAELHDLLDEHDLYVSALATHNNPLHPDEERAARADTELREAIELADQLGVDAVTCFSGLPAGSPAGEVPNWITAPWPNEHHEAHEYQWEVAEAYWSDLAEHAADHDVYVGIEMHPNMLVYEPTGMLELRERTNEYIGANFDPSHLFWQGIDITEAIRFLGEEDAIHHFHAKDTKVYESNSRVKGVLDTEPYTEEPDRSWLFRSIGYGHGEEFWKDVVSTLRMVDYDGALSIEHEDSLTSPNEGLEKAIDVLQRSVFETTPGDAYWA; from the coding sequence ATGGACGTAGGTGTGCTGACAGTGGCACTCGGCGGCGAATCGCTCGACGACGCGTTCGCGTACCTGTCGGAGCAGGGCGTCGACGCGGTCGAACTCGGCTGTGGCGGGTTCGTGGGCGACGACCACCTCCCGCGCGAGGAGTACCTCGACGACGAGGATGCACAGGCCGAACTACACGACCTGCTCGACGAACACGACCTGTACGTCTCGGCGCTGGCGACGCACAACAACCCGCTCCACCCCGACGAGGAGCGGGCGGCGCGCGCCGACACCGAGCTCCGGGAGGCCATCGAGCTGGCCGACCAGCTCGGCGTCGACGCCGTCACCTGCTTCTCCGGCCTGCCCGCGGGAAGTCCCGCAGGCGAGGTGCCCAACTGGATCACAGCCCCGTGGCCCAACGAACATCACGAGGCCCACGAGTACCAGTGGGAGGTCGCCGAGGCGTACTGGTCGGACCTGGCCGAGCACGCCGCCGACCACGACGTCTACGTCGGCATCGAGATGCACCCCAACATGCTCGTCTACGAGCCGACCGGGATGCTCGAACTGCGCGAGCGGACGAACGAGTACATCGGCGCGAACTTCGACCCCTCGCACCTGTTCTGGCAGGGTATCGACATCACCGAGGCGATTCGCTTCCTCGGCGAGGAAGACGCTATCCACCACTTCCACGCCAAGGACACGAAAGTGTACGAGTCTAACTCCCGCGTGAAGGGCGTGCTCGATACCGAACCCTACACGGAAGAGCCCGACCGCTCGTGGCTGTTCCGATCGATCGGCTACGGCCACGGCGAGGAGTTCTGGAAGGACGTGGTGTCGACGCTGCGGATGGTCGACTACGACGGCGCGCTGTCCATCGAGCACGAGGACTCGCTGACCTCCCCGAACGAGGGCCTGGAGAAGGCCATCGACGTGCTCCAGCGCTCGGTCTTCGAAACCACTCCCGGCGACGCCTACTGGGCCTGA
- a CDS encoding Gfo/Idh/MocA family protein, translating to MSEEPLSVGVLGYRFMGKAHANALARLPMFFPEAPDVERDVIVGRDEEALADAADQLGFERYATDWADVVEEVDVFYNLGPNNVHADPSIAALEADTHVFCEKPLANTLDDAERMADAARDSAATAGIAFNYRFIPAIRYAKNLIDSGEIGEIHHVRGRYLQDWLVDPTAPWSWRNSEELAGSGALGDLGAHTIDLARFLVGDRAGDISRLSGHLQTFVDERPVPGGDEGSLEGSGGESTETREVTVDDAYTAQAEFENGAMATFEASRFANGRKNDHTIAIEGSKGSLSFSLERLNELELLTEGDRGFQTVNVTDPDDPYIDHWWPPGHVIGWEHTFVHENYEFLSAAAAGEDHSPSFEDGYRVQELLAAIEESDDAGEWVEV from the coding sequence ATGAGCGAGGAACCACTCTCCGTCGGCGTGCTCGGGTACAGATTCATGGGGAAAGCGCACGCGAACGCGCTCGCGCGACTGCCGATGTTCTTCCCGGAGGCCCCGGACGTCGAACGCGACGTCATCGTAGGGCGCGACGAGGAAGCGCTCGCCGACGCCGCAGACCAGCTGGGCTTCGAGCGCTACGCGACCGACTGGGCGGACGTGGTCGAGGAGGTCGACGTGTTCTACAACCTCGGCCCGAACAACGTCCACGCCGACCCCTCGATCGCCGCGCTGGAGGCCGACACGCACGTCTTCTGCGAGAAGCCGCTCGCGAACACACTCGACGACGCCGAACGGATGGCCGACGCCGCCCGCGACTCGGCGGCGACCGCGGGCATCGCCTTCAACTACCGGTTCATCCCCGCGATCCGATACGCCAAGAACCTGATCGACTCCGGCGAGATCGGCGAGATCCACCACGTCCGCGGACGGTACCTGCAGGACTGGCTGGTCGACCCGACGGCCCCCTGGAGCTGGCGCAACTCGGAAGAGCTCGCAGGCTCCGGGGCGCTCGGTGACCTGGGCGCTCACACGATCGACCTGGCCCGGTTCCTCGTCGGGGACCGTGCCGGTGACATCTCGCGGCTGTCTGGCCACCTGCAGACGTTCGTCGACGAGCGGCCCGTCCCCGGTGGCGACGAGGGGTCGCTCGAAGGGTCGGGCGGCGAGTCGACGGAGACCCGCGAGGTGACCGTCGACGACGCCTACACCGCCCAGGCGGAGTTCGAGAACGGCGCGATGGCAACCTTCGAGGCCTCGCGGTTCGCCAACGGCCGCAAGAACGACCACACGATCGCTATCGAGGGGTCGAAGGGCAGCCTCTCGTTCTCGCTCGAACGGCTGAACGAACTGGAACTGCTCACCGAGGGCGACCGGGGCTTCCAGACGGTCAACGTCACCGACCCCGACGACCCCTACATCGACCACTGGTGGCCGCCGGGCCACGTCATCGGCTGGGAGCACACGTTCGTCCACGAGAACTACGAGTTCCTCTCGGCGGCCGCGGCCGGTGAGGACCACAGCCCGTCCTTCGAGGACGGCTACCGCGTGCAGGAACTGCTCGCGGCGATCGAGGAGTCCGACGACGCCGGCGAGTGGGTCGAGGTGTAA